One Pseudomonas lalucatii genomic window carries:
- a CDS encoding pirin family protein codes for MSTHESPCQLSSSVDCPLDDGQRAIQRVTARAAEIGGGIGVSRLLPSPQRRMIGAWCFLDHAGPATFAAGAGAGLRIGPHPHIGLQTFTWMIAGEVLHRDSLGHVQVVRPGQVNLMTAGRGISHSEETLPAEQQLHAAQLWIALPGPERQREPAFEHHPDLPGWQQDGCRLTLLAGQYGDQRAPARVHSPLLGIDLHSPQGASLELALEPAFEYGVLPLQGSVEIQAERFEVNQLAYLGRGRERLALQLEPGSRALLLGGEPFAEEILLWWNFVGHSRAELAQAQRDWAAGHPRFGRVEGYDGAPLVAPALPWADD; via the coding sequence ATGAGCACTCACGAGAGCCCATGCCAACTGTCCTCGTCCGTCGATTGCCCGCTGGACGACGGCCAGCGCGCCATTCAGCGGGTGACCGCGCGCGCCGCAGAGATCGGTGGCGGCATCGGCGTCAGCCGCCTGCTGCCGTCGCCGCAGCGGCGGATGATCGGCGCCTGGTGCTTCCTCGACCACGCCGGCCCGGCCACCTTCGCCGCCGGCGCCGGCGCCGGCCTGCGGATCGGCCCCCACCCGCACATCGGCCTGCAGACCTTCACCTGGATGATCGCCGGCGAGGTGCTGCACCGCGACAGCCTCGGCCATGTCCAGGTGGTGCGCCCGGGCCAGGTCAACCTGATGACGGCCGGGCGCGGCATCAGCCATAGCGAGGAAACCCTGCCCGCCGAACAGCAGCTGCACGCCGCGCAACTGTGGATCGCCCTGCCCGGCCCCGAACGCCAGCGCGAACCGGCGTTCGAGCACCACCCCGATCTGCCCGGCTGGCAACAGGACGGCTGCCGCCTGACCCTGCTCGCCGGCCAGTACGGCGACCAGCGGGCGCCGGCCCGGGTACATTCGCCCCTGCTCGGCATCGACCTGCACAGCCCACAGGGCGCCAGCCTCGAGCTGGCCCTCGAGCCGGCCTTCGAGTACGGCGTGCTGCCGCTGCAGGGCTCGGTGGAGATTCAGGCCGAGCGTTTCGAAGTCAACCAGCTGGCCTATCTCGGCCGCGGCCGCGAGCGCCTGGCCCTGCAGCTGGAGCCCGGTAGCCGGGCGCTGCTGCTGGGCGGCGAACCTTTCGCCGAGGAGATCCTGCTGTGGTGGAATTTCGTCGGCCACAGCCGCGCCGAGCTCGCTCAGGCCCAGCGTGACTGGGCGGCGGGCCACCCGCGCTTCGGCCGGGTCGAGGGCTACGACGGTGCGCCGCTGGTGGCCCCTGCGCTACCCTGGGCGGACGACTGA
- a CDS encoding monovalent cation:proton antiporter-2 (CPA2) family protein: MPHEGSLLQTAVVFLLAAVLVVPLAKRLQLGAVLGYLLAGVLIGPAVLRLVDDPAGVSHISELGVVLLLFIIGLELSPRRLWVMRQAVFGVGLAQVLLTALVIGAVAMLGFDQPLNGALVLGLGLALSSTAFGLQILAERKELTSPHGRLAFAILLFQDIAAIPLIALVPLLGAAEAASDGGGLGQLLKVLGSIGLVVIGGRYLLRPVFRIVAKTGLKEVSTATALLVVIGTAWLMELAGISMALGAFLAGLLLADSEYRHELESQIEPFKGLLLGLFFISVGMTADVGLLLDEPMRVLALAALLILIKLPLLFAVGRLAGGLGARSALNLGIVLAAGGEFAFVVFQMARDQGLFEPRLHSELVLAITLSMAVTPLLMLLLARLLRAKPVAREVPPHYREIDSDAPRVVIAGMGRMGQVVARFLRAQRLPFVALDIEVDTIELSRSLDNMPIFYGDPLRPEILRAAKADQAEFFIVATDDPDVCLQLTELVRRLYPQMKIIARARNRQHVHRLLDAGAQPVRETFHSSLEMSRQILIGLGLDAEQAARRIERFQHHDEQVLEAQHRVYNDKAAVLQTAREARAELETLFDADQGQRPQ; encoded by the coding sequence ATGCCCCATGAAGGCAGCCTGCTGCAGACCGCCGTGGTGTTCCTGCTGGCGGCGGTGCTGGTGGTGCCCCTGGCCAAGCGCCTGCAACTGGGCGCCGTGCTCGGCTACCTGCTGGCCGGCGTGCTGATCGGCCCGGCGGTCCTGCGCCTGGTGGACGACCCGGCGGGGGTCAGCCACATCTCCGAACTGGGCGTGGTGCTGCTGCTGTTCATCATCGGCCTGGAGCTGTCGCCACGGCGTCTCTGGGTGATGCGCCAGGCCGTGTTCGGCGTGGGCCTGGCCCAGGTGCTGCTGACCGCCCTGGTGATCGGCGCGGTGGCCATGCTCGGCTTCGACCAGCCGCTCAACGGCGCGCTGGTGCTGGGCCTGGGCCTGGCGCTGTCGTCCACCGCCTTCGGCCTGCAGATCCTCGCCGAGCGCAAGGAGCTGACCAGCCCCCACGGCCGCCTGGCCTTCGCCATCCTGCTGTTCCAGGACATCGCCGCCATTCCGCTGATCGCCCTGGTGCCGCTGCTCGGCGCCGCCGAAGCGGCGAGCGACGGCGGCGGGCTGGGGCAGTTGCTCAAGGTGCTGGGCAGCATCGGCCTGGTGGTCATAGGTGGGCGCTACCTGCTGCGCCCGGTGTTTCGCATCGTCGCCAAGACCGGCCTGAAGGAAGTCTCCACCGCCACCGCGCTGCTGGTAGTGATCGGCACCGCCTGGCTGATGGAGCTGGCGGGCATCTCCATGGCCCTGGGCGCCTTCCTCGCCGGGCTGCTGCTGGCCGACTCGGAATACCGTCACGAGCTGGAATCGCAGATCGAGCCGTTCAAGGGGCTGCTGCTCGGCCTGTTCTTCATCAGCGTCGGCATGACCGCGGACGTCGGCCTGCTGCTGGACGAGCCGATGCGGGTGCTGGCCCTCGCCGCCCTGCTGATCCTGATCAAGCTGCCGCTGCTGTTCGCGGTCGGCCGCCTGGCCGGCGGCCTCGGCGCACGCAGCGCGCTGAACCTGGGCATCGTCCTGGCCGCCGGCGGCGAGTTCGCCTTCGTGGTGTTCCAGATGGCCCGCGACCAGGGGCTGTTCGAGCCGCGCCTGCACAGCGAGCTGGTGCTGGCCATCACCCTGTCGATGGCCGTCACCCCCTTGCTGATGCTGCTGTTGGCACGGCTGCTCAGGGCCAAGCCGGTAGCCCGCGAGGTGCCGCCGCACTACCGGGAGATCGACAGCGACGCGCCGCGGGTGGTGATCGCCGGCATGGGCCGCATGGGCCAGGTCGTCGCGCGCTTCCTGCGCGCCCAGCGGCTGCCCTTCGTGGCGCTGGATATCGAGGTCGACACCATCGAGCTGTCGCGCAGCCTGGACAACATGCCGATCTTCTACGGCGACCCGCTGCGCCCGGAAATCCTGCGCGCGGCCAAGGCCGACCAGGCCGAGTTCTTCATCGTCGCCACCGACGACCCGGACGTCTGCCTGCAGCTCACCGAACTGGTGCGCCGCCTCTATCCGCAGATGAAGATCATCGCCCGCGCGCGCAACCGCCAGCATGTCCATCGCCTGCTGGATGCCGGCGCGCAACCGGTGCGCGAGACCTTCCACTCGAGCCTGGAAATGAGTCGGCAGATCCTGATCGGCCTGGGCCTCGACGCCGAGCAGGCGGCGCGCAGGATCGAACGCTTCCAGCACCACGACGAACAGGTGCTGGAGGCCCAGCACCGCGTCTACAACGACAAGGCCGCCGTGCTGCAGACGGCCCGCGAGGCACGCGCGGAGCTGGAGACGCTGTTCGATGCCGACCAGGGGCAGCGGCCGCAATAG